CCGAGTTTCGCCAGCTCGTAAGCACCCTGGCCGCCGAGCGCCGCACCAGTGGCCCCGACCAGAACCCGGCCTTCGTCCGCTTCACCGACCAGAACCAGGCCCACCTCGACCGCGCCCACGCCGTGCCGCTGCTGCCGGAACTGGTGGCCCGGCTCGCCACCCTGGCCCGCCCCGAGCAGTGGCTGGTGCTGGGCGAAGCCTGGTGCGGCGACACGGCCCACACGCTGCCCATACTGGCGCACCTGGCCGAGATGAGCGCCGGCCGCGTGAGCCTGCACGTGCTGCTGCGCTCCGACCACCCCGCCCTGATGGCCGCCCACCAAACCAACGGCGGCAACAGCATTCCCAAGCTCATTCGGCGCGACGCCGCCACCGGCGCCGACCTCGGCGACTGGGGTCCGCGCCCGGCCGAAGCACAGACGCTGGCTCATCAGCTGCACGCCGATAAAACATTGCACACCAATCAAATAGTGAAGACGATGAACGCCTGGTACGAGGCCGACAACGGCCAGGCCGTGCAGCGCGAGTTGCTGGCGCTGGTGGGCTAAAGCGTTGATTCAACCAAATTTTACACTATTTTCACCGTCCCAATTCGCTACTTTATGCCGCTTCCGTTGCGCCGTCGCCTTGAAAAACACGTTGCTGCCTGGCCCTGGCGGCGGGTAGGCGTGCTGGCCGGCGTGAGCCTGGCATTGGCACTAATGCTGGTGGCGTATTTGTTTGGGGCCAGCGACCATTTCTTTGGTCGACTTTTTTCTGCCTTTCTCGTATTGTTCTGGCTGCTGGCGGTCACGTTCCTGGCCGTGGTTCCGTTTGTGACGTGGGCCACGGGGCACTGGTTCGGCCGCGGGTGGGCAGAAATTTCAACTCCGGCGCCTCGCCCGCGCCGAACTGCTGCCGGTTCTGCAACGGCTCGTTCTCATTCTTCACCGGTTGCCTCGCGGCGGCCCGAAATCAGATAAAGCTCTTGAAAACCAACCTACTGCATATCAAAAACATGGTGTGCCCCCGGTGCGTGGAGGCCGTACACAGCTTGTTGGAGCGGGCCGGCTACCGGCCCAAGGCCGTCACCCTCGGCGTGGCCGA
This DNA window, taken from Hymenobacter sp. 5317J-9, encodes the following:
- a CDS encoding thioredoxin family protein, whose protein sequence is MSSPIPSPAFTYAEFRQLVSTLAAERRTSGPDQNPAFVRFTDQNQAHLDRAHAVPLLPELVARLATLARPEQWLVLGEAWCGDTAHTLPILAHLAEMSAGRVSLHVLLRSDHPALMAAHQTNGGNSIPKLIRRDAATGADLGDWGPRPAEAQTLAHQLHADKTLHTNQIVKTMNAWYEADNGQAVQRELLALVG